GCGCTGGGTGCCGCCATGTCCGTGCACCATGAAAATGCGATGTTGATCGGGCTGTTCGGCCTGGTGATGGGGCTGGTCTTGCCGGATATCTGGCTGCATGACATGCGGCAGCGGCGTGTGACCGAGGTTGTGCGCATGCTCCCGATCTATCTGGACTTTATCACCCTGGCGGTTGAGGCCGGCCTCAATTTCCAGGGCGGTATACAGCAGGCCGTGCAGCGCGGCCCGGCCGGGATACTGCGTAACGAATTCAACACTGTGCTCAGGGATATACGCTCCGGCCTGACACGTTCCGAAGCACTGCGTCGCATGGATCGCAGACTGTCCATACCCGACGTGACCAGCTTCGTCAGCTCCGTGATACAGGCCGAGAGGATGGGGGCCGGTATGGCGGATGTGCTGAGAATGCAATCCGAACAGCGCCGCAATGAGCGATTCCAGCACGCGGAAAAAAAGGCCATGGAGGCACCGATCAAACTGATAGGTCCTTTGATCCTGTTTATATTTCCCGTGACATTTCTGGTGTTGGCGTTCCCGATTATCGTCAAGCTGTTCATGCAGGGCCTGTTATGAAGCTGGGGCGCCTGTTGCGTGATGGTGACTGCATCGTCGACCGCGCCATGTTCGCGGATAATGTCTTTGAGCGTATGCGCGGCCTGTTGGGCCGACCGCGCATCGGTCCCGGGCAGGCCATGGTGTTGACGCGGTGCGGCGCCATACATACCTGTGGAATGCGCTATCCGATCGATGTGCTGTTCCTGGACAGGGGGTGGCGGATTATCGACGTGAAGCATCAGATACATCCATGGCGGATGACCCAGTGCCTGCGTGCGGTCAATACCGTCGAGATCGCAGCTGGCGAGGCGCATCGTATTTCTCTTCAGCCGGGAGATAAGCTGACATGGTTCGACCAGACATCCTGATATCGCGAGCGCTGTTAATCGCTATTTTATTCTCGCTGGCTGGCTGTGCAGGGATGAAGCCGCGCCCGGATTATCTCGCCATGTCGCACCAGGCTGAGAAGGCCTACCGCGCCGGCGATTATGCCAAGGCGGAACACTTGTGCCAGGAAATCCTCAAGGCGGTACCGGCGACGCCATCAGCCCGTTTCATGCTGGGCAATATCTACGCCAGGACCGGCCGTCTGCATGAAGCGACATCAGCCTATCGGCATGTGCTGGATCATGGCGGGAATCAATCCAAAGTTTGGTACAACCTGGGGGTGGTATATGCACAGCAGGCCATCGCGGCGTTTACCCAGGCAGGCACGCATGCCGGCCAGGATCGCACTCTCAATCAAAAAGCCCAGCTGCGTGCGCATGCGATGCTGTCGTCGTTGCAGGGCCAGAGCTGTCAATGATTGACGCTGGCACGCCGCAGCGTCTGCGCGGGCAGGCGATGGTGGAATTCATCGTCATTCTGCTGGTGCTTTGGGTGTTGATCTTCGGGATTATCCAGTTCGCATTGCTCTACCGAGCGAAGATCACCCTGAACACCGCGGTGTTCGATGCGGCGCGCGTCGGGGCGGTCAACCACGGGCTGCGCGTTGCGATCGGTGCGGAACT
The nucleotide sequence above comes from Gammaproteobacteria bacterium. Encoded proteins:
- a CDS encoding type II secretion system F family protein, translating into MGGAWRGHHDGVAGLPGHPQDHAYRYMIPLVGQASYYLFGLMVFLAVLSMLALVYGFSPNVPREDRTYMDPLPPMLRPLWPFVQVIAYYVCSRLSARLLSRTEDRLIRNGAGYMFHAEQFIALRLLGALLGFMLALGAAMSVHHENAMLIGLFGLVMGLVLPDIWLHDMRQRRVTEVVRMLPIYLDFITLAVEAGLNFQGGIQQAVQRGPAGILRNEFNTVLRDIRSGLTRSEALRRMDRRLSIPDVTSFVSSVIQAERMGAGMADVLRMQSEQRRNERFQHAEKKAMEAPIKLIGPLILFIFPVTFLVLAFPIIVKLFMQGLL
- a CDS encoding DUF192 domain-containing protein; protein product: MKLGRLLRDGDCIVDRAMFADNVFERMRGLLGRPRIGPGQAMVLTRCGAIHTCGMRYPIDVLFLDRGWRIIDVKHQIHPWRMTQCLRAVNTVEIAAGEAHRISLQPGDKLTWFDQTS
- a CDS encoding tetratricopeptide repeat protein gives rise to the protein MVRPDILISRALLIAILFSLAGCAGMKPRPDYLAMSHQAEKAYRAGDYAKAEHLCQEILKAVPATPSARFMLGNIYARTGRLHEATSAYRHVLDHGGNQSKVWYNLGVVYAQQAIAAFTQAGTHAGQDRTLNQKAQLRAHAMLSSLQGQSCQ